A stretch of Bradyrhizobium sp. CCBAU 53338 DNA encodes these proteins:
- a CDS encoding (2Fe-2S)-binding protein — protein MPTVQFQLNGTAVSLDADPDQTLLDVLRGRLGVTGAHFGCGAGECGACRVMVDGRAMASCDMPMRSVADKDVVTLEGLGTAEQPHPLQRAFVSEQALQCGYCVSGILISAAALLRRNPSPTEMEVRAALDRNLCRCGSHNRMVRAVLRAASEMTTR, from the coding sequence ATGCCGACCGTTCAGTTCCAACTCAACGGCACGGCGGTTTCTCTGGATGCCGATCCGGATCAGACGCTGCTCGATGTGCTTCGCGGCCGCCTCGGTGTCACAGGTGCGCATTTCGGCTGCGGCGCCGGCGAGTGCGGCGCCTGCCGCGTGATGGTCGACGGGCGCGCGATGGCCTCGTGCGACATGCCGATGCGGTCGGTGGCAGACAAGGATGTCGTTACACTGGAGGGCCTTGGCACGGCCGAGCAACCGCATCCGCTGCAACGTGCTTTCGTCTCAGAACAGGCGCTGCAATGCGGCTATTGCGTCTCGGGAATCCTGATCAGCGCTGCAGCGCTGCTCAGGCGCAATCCGTCGCCGACGGAAATGGAGGTCAGAGCGGCACTCGATCGCAACCTTTGCCGCTGCGGATCGCATAACCGCATGGTCCGCGCCGTGCTCAGGGCGGCATCGGAGATGACGACGCGATGA
- a CDS encoding tripartite tricarboxylate transporter substrate binding protein, producing the protein MTARQILLALAAGLLAAFSASPSTAQDYPAHAVRIVVPFGAGGPADVAARLIGQALQERFGQPFVVENRTGAGGVIGTVEAAKSPADGYTLLMMSNTQTANESLLTPEQRKYDLMRDLAPIAPVNYSDLVIVVNPQVPAKTLAEFIALAKAQPGKLNYASSGQGTPYHMAGELFKAMAGIDLVHVPYRNSGEARSGVIGGQVQMMIDAVPAMAPNIGENQVRALATTGKQRSAVLPNVPTAGEAGVPGYEATIWLGLMAPAGTPKPVIDKLNSAVNALVKRPDIVKLWTEQGAVPMSMTSEEFDRFLRGDIVKWADVVKKFSKS; encoded by the coding sequence GTGACGGCCCGACAAATTCTGCTGGCGCTGGCCGCCGGCCTGCTTGCTGCATTCTCCGCGAGCCCGTCCACGGCACAGGATTATCCCGCGCATGCGGTCCGCATCGTCGTTCCCTTCGGCGCCGGCGGGCCGGCCGACGTCGCGGCCCGTTTGATCGGCCAGGCGCTTCAGGAGCGCTTTGGCCAGCCCTTCGTGGTCGAGAACCGCACCGGCGCCGGCGGCGTGATCGGCACGGTCGAAGCCGCGAAATCGCCGGCCGACGGCTACACATTGCTGATGATGTCCAACACCCAGACCGCGAATGAATCGCTACTGACGCCGGAGCAGCGCAAGTACGATCTGATGCGCGACCTCGCACCGATCGCGCCGGTGAATTATTCCGATCTCGTCATCGTGGTGAACCCGCAGGTCCCGGCGAAGACGCTTGCCGAGTTCATCGCGCTCGCCAAGGCGCAACCGGGCAAGCTGAACTACGCCTCCTCCGGCCAGGGCACGCCGTATCACATGGCAGGCGAGCTGTTCAAAGCGATGGCGGGCATCGACCTCGTCCACGTCCCCTACCGCAACAGCGGCGAGGCGCGCAGCGGCGTGATCGGCGGCCAAGTGCAGATGATGATCGATGCGGTGCCGGCGATGGCGCCGAACATCGGCGAAAACCAGGTTCGCGCGCTCGCGACCACCGGCAAGCAACGCTCCGCGGTGCTGCCGAACGTGCCGACCGCAGGCGAGGCCGGCGTTCCCGGATACGAAGCGACGATCTGGCTCGGCCTGATGGCCCCTGCGGGCACGCCAAAGCCGGTCATCGACAAGCTCAATTCGGCCGTGAACGCGCTGGTGAAGCGGCCCGACATCGTCAAGCTCTGGACCGAGCAGGGTGCGGTACCCATGTCGATGACGTCGGAGGAGTTCGACAGGTTCCTGCGCGGCGACATTGTGAAATGGGCCGATGTCGTCAAGAAGTTCAGCAAGTCCTGA
- a CDS encoding molybdopterin oxidoreductase family protein: protein MNQHAKIEIRHSTCPHDCPSACALDVEVVEGRSIGRVRGSKKQTYTAGVVCAKVARYAERIHHPERVTFPMRRIGPKGSGQFARITWDEALDEIADRFNQAEREFGAESIWPYYYAGTMGLVMRDGLNRLTHVKKYSRFYQTICANVGRIGFAIGTGRIAGVDPREMALSDLVVIWGTNPVNTQVNVMTHAARARKERGARIAAVDIYDNETMKQADIKILLRPGTDGAFACGVIHVLFRDGYADRAYMDKYTDCPNELEAHLKTRTPEWASAICGVPVAEIEAFAKAVGETKRTFFRLGYGFTRSRNGATQMHAANCIPAVTGAWQHEGGGAFFNNYALWHFNESVIEGHDAIDKTVRALDQSQVGRILTGDAEALLGKGPVKAMLIQNTNPMTVAPEQALVRQGFAREDLFVAVHEQFMTETAQMADIVLPATMFMEHDDLYYGGGHQHISVGPKLIDPPGECRSNHQLLQALAPRLGAKHPGFEMTPRELIDTTLRLSDHGDIAGLEADIWRDLQPDFRTSHYLDGFAHPDGKFHFKADWAHPPFGQTMGDFDKMPSFPDHWAVIEHTDQVHPFRLATSPSRSFLNTTFNETPSSQAREGKASVMIHPLDAAALDIADGDAVTLGNIRGETTLIAVLFEGVRRGVLIAESVHPNRNHIGGRGINMLTGADTIAPIGGAAFHDNKVWIRKAATA from the coding sequence ATGAACCAGCACGCCAAGATCGAGATCCGCCACTCCACCTGTCCGCATGATTGCCCGTCGGCCTGCGCGCTCGATGTCGAGGTGGTCGAAGGGCGCAGCATCGGCCGCGTTCGCGGTTCGAAAAAGCAGACCTATACGGCCGGCGTGGTTTGCGCCAAGGTCGCTCGCTATGCCGAACGCATCCATCATCCGGAAAGGGTGACGTTTCCGATGCGCCGGATCGGACCCAAGGGCTCCGGGCAGTTTGCGCGGATCACCTGGGACGAGGCGCTGGACGAGATCGCCGATCGCTTCAACCAGGCGGAGCGCGAGTTCGGCGCGGAATCGATCTGGCCCTACTACTATGCCGGCACGATGGGCCTGGTGATGCGCGACGGTCTCAACCGTCTCACCCATGTGAAGAAATATTCGCGCTTCTATCAGACCATCTGCGCCAACGTCGGGCGCATCGGCTTTGCGATCGGCACCGGCAGGATCGCCGGCGTCGACCCCCGCGAGATGGCGCTGTCCGATCTCGTCGTGATCTGGGGCACCAATCCCGTCAACACGCAGGTCAACGTGATGACGCATGCCGCGCGTGCACGGAAGGAGCGTGGCGCCAGGATCGCGGCCGTCGACATCTACGACAACGAGACCATGAAGCAGGCGGACATCAAGATCCTGCTGCGGCCGGGCACCGACGGCGCGTTCGCCTGCGGCGTGATCCATGTGCTGTTCCGCGACGGCTACGCCGACCGCGCCTATATGGACAAGTACACCGACTGCCCGAACGAACTCGAGGCGCACCTGAAGACGCGTACGCCGGAATGGGCTTCCGCCATCTGCGGCGTGCCGGTGGCGGAGATCGAGGCCTTTGCCAAAGCCGTCGGCGAGACCAAACGGACGTTCTTCCGCCTCGGCTACGGTTTCACACGCTCGCGCAACGGTGCAACACAGATGCACGCGGCGAACTGCATTCCCGCGGTGACCGGCGCCTGGCAACATGAAGGCGGCGGTGCCTTCTTCAACAATTATGCGCTGTGGCACTTCAACGAATCCGTCATCGAAGGCCATGACGCGATCGACAAGACGGTCCGCGCGCTCGACCAGTCGCAGGTCGGCCGCATCCTCACCGGCGATGCCGAGGCCCTGCTCGGCAAGGGCCCGGTCAAGGCGATGCTGATCCAGAACACCAATCCGATGACGGTGGCACCGGAGCAGGCGCTCGTGCGGCAGGGCTTTGCGCGCGAGGATCTGTTCGTCGCGGTGCATGAGCAGTTCATGACCGAGACGGCACAGATGGCCGACATCGTGCTGCCGGCGACGATGTTCATGGAGCATGACGATCTCTATTACGGCGGTGGCCACCAGCACATTTCCGTCGGTCCCAAGCTGATCGACCCGCCTGGCGAATGCCGCTCCAACCACCAGCTGTTGCAGGCGCTGGCGCCGCGGCTTGGCGCGAAGCATCCGGGCTTCGAGATGACGCCGCGCGAGTTGATCGACACGACCTTGAGGCTGAGCGACCACGGCGACATCGCCGGGCTCGAGGCCGACATCTGGCGCGATCTGCAGCCGGACTTCCGCACCTCGCATTATCTCGATGGCTTCGCGCATCCAGACGGGAAATTCCATTTCAAAGCCGATTGGGCGCATCCGCCGTTCGGCCAGACCATGGGCGATTTCGACAAGATGCCGTCATTTCCGGATCATTGGGCGGTGATCGAGCACACCGATCAGGTCCATCCGTTCCGCCTCGCGACCAGCCCCTCGCGCAGCTTCCTCAACACCACCTTCAACGAAACCCCGTCCTCGCAGGCACGCGAGGGCAAAGCGAGCGTGATGATCCATCCGCTGGATGCCGCCGCGCTCGACATCGCCGATGGCGACGCGGTGACGCTCGGCAACATCAGGGGCGAGACCACGCTGATCGCGGTGCTGTTCGAGGGCGTACGGCGCGGCGTGCTGATCGCCGAGTCCGTGCATCCGAACAGAAATCATATCGGTGGTCGCGGCATCAACATGCTGACAGGTGCCGATACCATCGCTCCCATCGGTGGCGCTGCGTTCCACGACAACAAGGTCTGGATCAGGAAAGCGGCCACGGCTTGA
- a CDS encoding enoyl-CoA hydratase/isomerase family protein produces MTDSTGVITEKRGQAFWITINRPEKRNALNGDVIAGIARGYRDAHDDKDVRVIVLTGAGDKAFCAGADLQNSGAAFAMDHSRPNVDYADLLRLSQNATKPAIARVGGVCMAGGMGLLCMTDMAVAADHVIFGLPEVKVGVFPMQVLSLLQQIAPRRLINEWALTGEPFDAKAAKDAGLLNYVVPTAELDAKVDWLIGRIVDKSPTAIRRGKYAMRAIAAMSFDESIAYTESQIALLAMTEDAKEGLKAFGEKRKPVWTGK; encoded by the coding sequence ATGACCGACAGCACGGGCGTCATCACGGAGAAGCGCGGCCAGGCGTTCTGGATCACCATCAACCGGCCGGAGAAGCGCAACGCGCTGAACGGCGACGTGATCGCCGGCATCGCGCGCGGCTATCGCGACGCGCATGACGACAAGGACGTTCGCGTCATCGTGCTGACCGGCGCGGGCGACAAGGCGTTTTGCGCCGGCGCGGACTTGCAGAATTCCGGTGCGGCGTTCGCGATGGATCATTCCAGGCCCAATGTCGATTATGCCGATCTGCTGCGCCTTTCGCAGAACGCGACCAAGCCCGCGATCGCGCGCGTCGGCGGCGTCTGCATGGCCGGCGGCATGGGCCTGTTGTGCATGACCGACATGGCGGTCGCAGCGGATCATGTCATCTTCGGCCTTCCGGAGGTGAAGGTCGGCGTGTTTCCTATGCAGGTGCTGAGCCTGTTGCAGCAGATCGCGCCGCGGCGCCTGATCAACGAATGGGCGCTTACCGGTGAGCCGTTCGACGCGAAGGCGGCAAAGGACGCAGGCCTTTTGAATTACGTCGTGCCGACAGCCGAACTCGACGCCAAGGTCGACTGGCTGATCGGCCGCATCGTCGACAAATCTCCGACTGCGATCCGCCGCGGCAAATACGCCATGCGCGCGATCGCCGCGATGTCGTTCGACGAGAGCATCGCCTACACCGAAAGCCAGATCGCATTGCTGGCGATGACCGAGGATGCCAAGGAAGGGCTGAAGGCGTTCGGCGAGAA